DNA from Panthera leo isolate Ple1 chromosome D2, P.leo_Ple1_pat1.1, whole genome shotgun sequence:
TTGgcgtttttcttcttctttgaactCGTTTGAATATTAGTATCAAAAACAGTCCCATCCTGTAGTGTTCCTGTATACCAGCAGTGAACAACATCTCCCTTTTTGGGAAAGTtggttttatctccttttttaagaacagattttacatattttggtgGACCCTCATCCAGAGTCTCTTCAGACTTggtttctttgggtttatcttcATTAAGCTTCACATTTTTCACCTGCTCAGACACTTTACTTATACTTTCAGTACCCTTGAAACGCTTACTTTCAAAAAGATGGTAATAGGCTGTAACCAAATGGTCCTTGTTAGCTGTCTTAgccacatttttaatgtttcctaatAACTTATGTTCTGCAAGAAACGAATCTGAACCGTGGTCCTGTAGAAACTTGATAATGTCCTTCTTGGGGAGCTGCTCGCTGCGCAGCTGCTCCACGGTCCAGGCCCGCTGTGGAACAGCCGCTGCCATCTTCCCCCCGCTGCCTCTGCTTTACTCAAACCTAGGCTGTTTCTAGGCCAAAAGGATAGGTCAGAAAGAAGAAGGCTGGGGGCTAGTGTGTCCCTTGCCCTGCTCcggcctccccacctcccatgcAACCTCTGCATGCATCAGGCAGTCCACGACGTGGCCTCTGTCTTTGGAAAGGCTGGGAAGTGGCtcctggagacagagagggattcTCTAGAGGATAGTTGGTCATTTTTCTGGTCTCTTGGAGatttgctggcttttttttttttttttttttttacacctttaGTGTTTTCCGGGAAAGGAGAGGTTTTACTTGCAACCCTGGGAATAGGTTTGACCTCTTGGTGGAGGCCTCAGCAATACCCAGAAAAGGGAATCAAGTCAGGGTGGAAGTCGGCCCTCAGGGGTCAGTTCAAATCTGGGCCCAGAAGGCA
Protein-coding regions in this window:
- the LOC122202193 gene encoding peptidyl-prolyl cis-trans isomerase FKBP3-like; amino-acid sequence: MAAAVPQRAWTVEQLRSEQLPKKDIIKFLQDHGSDSFLAEHKLLGNIKNVAKTANKDHLVTAYYHLFESKRFKGTESISKVSEQVKNVKLNEDKPKETKSEETLDEGPPKYVKSVLKKGDKTNFPKKGDVVHCWYTGTLQDGTVFDTNIQTSSKKKKNAKPLSFKVGIGKVIRGWDEALLTMSKGEKARLEIEPEWAYGKKGQPDAKIPPNAKLIFEVELVDID